A genomic window from Bacteroidota bacterium includes:
- the tssC gene encoding type VI secretion system contractile sheath large subunit, with protein MAETQQDGAAAAAETEDQGSILDSIFQQVAVAAPEGAVNVGEFDDVTANADKPRGAVVAAALRVFVDAVNDLEAPVEKVDKELIDSMVAQLDHKLSEQLDAIMHHEAFQEVESSWRSLKFLVDRTDFRKNVRIEMVNCSKEDLLESFEDAPELIQSALYRHVYTNAYDQPGADPYSAIVTNYEFKNTPQDIALMQQASQVAAAALCPFVASVGHEFFGKESMEEWKKIPDVSAHMETVDFVKWNAFRESPDSRYLALTFPRFMLRLPYGEDTVPVKNFNYNEDVTGADHDKYLWGNASFSFASNMVEAYVRDGWSVQIRGPQSGGRVSDLPVHLYDVGKGKQMKIPTEVPISETLEFECANLGFIPLSIYEGKDFACFFSANSSQKPTLYDDPEATANSRINARLPYIMLGSRISHYLKVLQRENIGATKDAGRIEEELNKWISGLVTKMPNPTEEMIAKYPLRSGQVTVQDLDDNPGFYRVQMSIMPHFQIEGMDINLSMVSKMPKAK; from the coding sequence ATGGCTGAGACCCAGCAAGACGGGGCCGCCGCGGCCGCCGAGACCGAAGACCAAGGCAGCATCCTCGATTCCATCTTCCAGCAGGTCGCCGTCGCCGCGCCCGAGGGTGCCGTCAACGTCGGTGAGTTCGACGACGTGACCGCCAACGCCGACAAGCCGCGCGGGGCCGTCGTCGCCGCCGCGCTCCGCGTCTTCGTCGACGCCGTGAACGACCTCGAAGCGCCGGTCGAGAAGGTCGACAAAGAGCTGATCGACTCGATGGTCGCCCAGCTCGACCACAAGCTCTCCGAGCAGCTCGACGCGATCATGCACCACGAGGCGTTCCAGGAGGTGGAGTCCTCGTGGCGCAGCCTGAAGTTCCTCGTGGACCGGACGGACTTCCGCAAGAACGTCAGGATCGAGATGGTCAACTGCTCCAAGGAGGACCTCCTGGAGTCGTTCGAGGACGCGCCGGAGCTAATCCAGTCGGCGCTCTACAGGCACGTCTACACGAACGCCTACGACCAGCCCGGCGCGGACCCCTACAGCGCGATCGTGACGAACTACGAGTTCAAGAACACGCCGCAGGACATCGCGCTGATGCAGCAGGCCTCGCAGGTGGCCGCCGCCGCGCTCTGCCCGTTCGTCGCAAGCGTCGGGCACGAGTTCTTCGGCAAGGAGTCGATGGAGGAGTGGAAGAAGATCCCCGACGTCTCGGCCCACATGGAGACGGTCGACTTCGTCAAGTGGAACGCCTTCCGCGAGAGCCCGGACTCGCGCTACCTCGCGCTCACGTTCCCGCGCTTCATGCTCCGCCTGCCCTACGGCGAGGACACGGTCCCCGTCAAGAACTTCAACTACAACGAGGACGTCACCGGGGCCGACCACGACAAGTACCTCTGGGGCAACGCCTCGTTCTCGTTCGCCTCGAACATGGTGGAGGCCTACGTCCGCGACGGCTGGAGCGTCCAGATCCGCGGCCCGCAGTCCGGCGGCAGGGTCTCCGACCTCCCGGTCCACCTCTACGACGTCGGCAAGGGCAAGCAGATGAAGATCCCGACCGAGGTGCCGATCTCGGAGACGCTCGAGTTCGAGTGCGCCAACCTCGGCTTCATCCCGCTCTCGATCTACGAGGGCAAGGACTTCGCCTGCTTCTTCTCAGCCAACTCCTCCCAGAAGCCGACCCTCTACGACGACCCCGAGGCGACGGCCAACAGCCGGATCAACGCCCGGCTCCCGTACATCATGCTCGGCTCGCGGATCTCGCACTACCTCAAGGTGCTCCAGCGCGAGAACATCGGCGCGACGAAGGACGCCGGCCGGATCGAGGAGGAGCTCAACAAGTGGATCAGCGGCCTCGTCACCAAGATGCCGAACCCGACCGAGGAGATGATCGCCAAGTACCCGCTCCGGAGCGGGCAGGTGACCGTCCAAGACCTCGACGACAACCCGGGGTTCTACCGCGTCCAGATGTCGATCATGCCGCACTTCCAGATCGAGGGGATGGACATCAACCTCTCGATGGTGAGCAAGATGCCGAAGGCGAAGTAA
- the tssB gene encoding type VI secretion system contractile sheath small subunit encodes MAQSFQREKPPARVNLFLEVDKGDAQEKIELPMRLMVMGDYRGRPDDTPLAERELINLNKDNFEDVLKSMDVKLEYTVPDELSESDDAEMKVELDIDSMKSFTPEEVAKQVPQLNRMLAMRNLLQDLRNRVVSANDFRKQLEGIVKDEAALASLAAELEQFVQTDDAGEDDAEG; translated from the coding sequence ATGGCCCAGAGCTTTCAGCGCGAAAAACCCCCCGCCCGCGTCAACCTTTTTCTCGAAGTCGACAAGGGCGACGCCCAGGAGAAAATCGAACTCCCGATGCGGCTCATGGTGATGGGGGATTACCGAGGCCGGCCCGACGACACACCGCTGGCCGAGCGCGAGCTGATCAACCTCAACAAGGACAACTTCGAGGACGTCCTCAAGTCGATGGACGTAAAGCTCGAGTACACGGTCCCGGACGAGCTTTCGGAGAGCGACGACGCCGAGATGAAGGTCGAGCTCGACATCGATTCGATGAAGTCGTTCACGCCGGAGGAGGTCGCCAAGCAGGTACCGCAGCTCAACCGGATGCTCGCCATGCGGAACCTCCTCCAGGACCTCCGCAACCGCGTCGTCTCGGCCAACGACTTCCGCAAGCAGCTCGAAGGCATCGTCAAGGACGAGGCCGCGCTCGCCAGCCTCGCCGCCGAGCTCGAGCAGTTCGTCCAGACCGACGACGCCGGCGAGGACGACGCCGAAGGCTAG